A window of the Garra rufa chromosome 10, GarRuf1.0, whole genome shotgun sequence genome harbors these coding sequences:
- the LOC141344059 gene encoding 5-beta-cholestane-3-alpha,7-alpha-diol 12-alpha-hydroxylase-like: MGSLLQILLALFISVLGALYLLGSFRRRRAGEPPLDKGPIPWFGHVLEFRKDTAKFLQRMKEKHGDIFTVQLGGFYFHFITDPLSFGSVVKEARTKLDFTKFAEQLVARVFGYHGMENEHKVLQTSSTKHLMGDGLVVMTQAMMYNLQNLMLHSVGSGDGKQWQESGLFNFSYNIVFRAGYLALFGNESVKSTGTLDKAKETDRLQSDELFKEFRKYDQLFPNLAYGVLGPSEKIEAERLKRLFWDMLSVQKMRNRDNISGWVSDQQQERDEKGMQEFMQDRYMFLLLWASQGNTGPAAFWLLLYLMKHPEAMNAVKKEVEEVLRETKQEAKRGGPLIDLSRDMLLKTPVLDSAVEETLRLTAAPVLTRAVLQDMTINMASGLEYKIRKGDRVAIFPYIAVQVDPEVYPDPYTFKYDRFLTPDGSKKTDFYKRGKKLKYYNMPWGAGTTMCPGRFFATNELKQFVFLMLSYFDFELKNQNEEIPGIDIRRWGFGSMQPTKDIQFRYRLKI; the protein is encoded by the coding sequence ATGGGCAGCCTCCTCCAAATCCTGCTTGCTCTATTCATCTCGGTCCTAGGTGCCCTCTATCTTCTGGGGTCTTTTCGCCGGAGACGAGCTGGAGAACCCCCTCTAGATAAGGGCCCTATTCCCTGGTTTGGACATGTGCTGGAATTCAGGAAGGACACGGCCAAATTCCTGCAGAGGATGAAGGAAAAACATGGAGATATTTTCACAGTGCAGTTGGGAggcttttatttccattttatcaCAGACCCGCTCTCCTTTGGCTCTGTGGTCAAAGAGGCCAGAACAAAGCTGGACTTTACTAAATTTGCAGAACAACTGGTCGCAAGAGTATTCGGCTATCATGGCATGGAAAACGAACACAAAGTTCTCCAGACATCAAGTACAAAACATCTCATGGGAGATGGGCTGGTTGTCATGACTCAGGCTATGATGTACAATCTTCAGAATCTGATGCTCCACAGCGTTGGATCTGGAGATGGCAAGCAATGGCAAGAAAGTGGACTCTTCAATTTCAGCTACAACATTGTGTTTCGCGCCGGCTATCTGGCTCTGTTTGGTAACGAGTCGGTCAAAAGTACAGGAACTTTGGACAAAGCTAAGGAAACTGACCGGCTGCAATCTGACGAACTTTTCAAGGAATTCAGAAAATATGACCAGCTATTTCCCAATCTGGCTTACGGGGTTCTGGGACCTAGCGAGAAGATAGAGGCTGAGCGTTTGAAAAGGCTGTTCTGGGACATGCTTTCAGTGCAGAAGATGAGAAACAGAGACAACATCAGCGGCTGGGTCAGTGACCAGCAACAGGAGAGAGACGAAAAGGGCATGCAAGAGTTCATGCAGGATCGATACATGTTTTTGCTTCTGTGGGCCTCTCAGGGAAACACGGGCCCTGCGGCATTCTGGTTGCTCCTATATCTGATGAAGCACCCTGAAGCAATGAACGCCGTTAAGAAAGAAGTCGAGGAGGTTCTCAGAGAAACGAAGCAGGAGGCAAAACGAGGCGGGCCGCTGATTGACCTGAGTAGGGACATGCTCCTAAAAACTCCCGTCCTAGACAGTGCAGTCGAGGAGACCCTTCGCCTAACAGCAGCCCCGGTCCTTACAAGAGCTGTTTTACAGGATATGACCATCAACATGGCCAGCGGACTAGAGTACAAGATCCGTAAAGGCGACAGAGTGGCGATTTTCCCCTATATAGCTGTTCAGGTGGACCCAGAAGTTTACCCAGATCCCTACACCTTCAAGTATGACCGCTTTCTCACGCCGGACGGAAGCAAAAAGACTGATTTCTACAAGCGTGGAAAGAAACTCAAGTACTACAACATGCCTTGGGGAGCGGGAACCACTATGTGTCCGGGTAGATTCTTTGCCACAAATGAGTTGAAGCAGTTTGTCTTTCTCATGTTGTCCTATTTTGACTTTGAGCTGAAAAATCAGAATGAAGAGATTCCAGGTATTGATATCAGACGATGGGGCTTTGGCTCCATGCAGCCAACTAAAGATATCCAGTTTAGATACAGACTTAAAATTTAG